Genomic DNA from bacterium:
GATGAGAGAGAAAAACTACTGTGTTCCAAAATATTTGTAGCAATTCTATCGTATTGGAAAGCATCTGTATTTGTTATAAAGATGCGCTCCGGATGAGGTGCGACTATTGAAAATAGTAACAATCTTGGAATTATTGCACCAAAGGCTAATAGAAGTAATTTTCTACAATTGATTTTTTTCCATCCCATAAGAAAGTTTATTACTTATATTTTAGTGTAGAAATTAAAAATTTTTGATAAGCGGATTACACGCATTTCCCTTACATATCTTCTTTTATTTTGAACGTAGATATTCATCAATTGAGCGAGCTGCTATTCTACCTGCACCCATTGCAAGTATGACAGTAGCAGCTCCTGTTGATATATCACCACCTGCAAATACACCTTCCCTTGATGTCTTACCTGTCTGTTCATCAGTCACTATATTTCCATGTTTACCAATTTTGAGTCCCGGTGTCGTAGCTGGAACCAATGGATTTGGTGCCTGTCCTATAGCTACAACTACTGTGTCAACAGATATCTTGAAATTAGAGCCCTCTATAGGGATTGGACGCCGCCTACCGGATGCATCAGGTTCACCGAGTTGCATCCTTATACATTCCATCTCTTTAACCCAGCCATCTTTGTCAGCATGGTATCTAACTGGTAGAGTAAGGAATTCAAATTCAACCCCCTCCTCTTCTGCATGTGCTATCTCCTCAATTCTGGCTGGCATCTCAGCTTTTGACCGTCTATAGATTATCATTGAATGCTTTGCCCCTAATCTTAATGCAGTACGCGCTGAATCCATAGCTACATTACCACCGCCGATTACTGCTACTCGTTTACCCTTTACAATTGGTGTGTCATACTCTGGGAACAAATATGCCTTCATTAAATTTGACCGCGTTAGATACTCATTAGCTGAGTATATTCCGTTGTAATTTTCACCCGGTATACCCATAAACCATGGTAGACCAGCTCCTGTCCCAATAAAGACGGCATCAAATTCAGTTAGTAATTCATCAACTGTCTTTAATTTACCTACTACAAAAGAAGTTATAAGCTGCACTCCCAATTTCTTCACATAATCTATCTCTCTTTCAACTATGGCTTTAGGTAACCTGAATTCTGGTATTCCATACATTAATACACCACCCGGCTTATGTAATGCTTCAAATATTGTAACCGAGTGCCCAAGTTTAGCGAGGTCACTTGCAACTACTAAACCAGCAGGTCCTGAGCCTACAACAGCAACTTTCTTGCCAGTCGAGGGTAATACAGAAGGTATTTCAACATCCCCCTGTTTGGCTTCCCAATCAGCTACAAATCTTTCAAGCCTCCCTATAGCAACTGGGTCACCAATTTTAGCAAGTGTACATACTTTTTCACATTGGTCTTCTTGTGGACATACTCTTCCACATATAGCTGGAAGTACATTTTTAGCCTTCAAAATCTTTATTGATTTAGAAAAATCGCCATCCTTAATTGCACTAATAAAGCCGGGTATATCTACCTCAACTGGGCACCATTTGACACATTTTGGCTTCTTGCACATAAGGCAGCGCTTTGCCTCAAGTATGGCTTCAGCTGGTGAATACCCTAACGGGACTTCGTTGAAATTTTTAATCCTCTCCTTTGGAGGTTGCTCACTTATTGGGGTCTTTTTAAGGGATGGTCTTGGCACTATATTTCAAAACTTAATACATTACAGGTAATAATCTCTTCTACTCCTTTAATTTTTTGCAACTTATCAAAAACTATTCTACCGACCTCGTTGAAATCAGCAGCCTGAATTAATACTATGAGATCAAATGGTCCTGTAACTGCATCCACATGCTGCACACTCTTTAATTTTAAGAGTTCATCGTATACCTTTTTCCCCTTGCCAGCTTCTGCTTTTATAAGCACATATGCAGTAGCTATCATACTTTTCACCTCGTTAGCATAACTATTTTCTTTATTACACTCTTATCACCAAATGCGTACTACACATCCTTGCTTTCACCACCACACTATTGCCATCAATGAGAGTAAATTATTTTTGGTCTCTTTAGTTTCTTCCCGATTAATATAATAACCTAAACGGAGCATAGCATTTGATGTAACTACATACTTCAGCCCAACTATTGTACGGTAAATGGAATTAGCTTGTAAACTGCGGTCAGGGTCAAATAACTCGTATTCAACAAATGGTGAAAATAATGGATGAAATGGTAGCTCCAATGAAACATTAGAGCCAAGCAATTTTTTATTCATTCTATTGCCAGGAATGTATTTCCACAATAAAGAGAGACGAGTTGGAATAAATATCTTGGCATAATATTCATAATACTTTCTATTAACTTGCGGTTTATCATTTGAATATTTATCTAAAAGATAAGCTATACCAATATCACATATCCACGGCTTCATTGAGACAGTAGCTGTATAAAGTCTGACACTATTACAAGGGAAAATGCCACCCTCTAAACTAAGAAAAAATGGATGTAGAGTTATGCCAATCCCGGTATTATCTCGCTGAAGGCCGAGTCCAATATTATC
This window encodes:
- a CDS encoding Lrp/AsnC ligand binding domain-containing protein, whose amino-acid sequence is MIATAYVLIKAEAGKGKKVYDELLKLKSVQHVDAVTGPFDLIVLIQAADFNEVGRIVFDKLQKIKGVEEIITCNVLSFEI
- the gltA gene encoding NADPH-dependent glutamate synthase, producing MPRPSLKKTPISEQPPKERIKNFNEVPLGYSPAEAILEAKRCLMCKKPKCVKWCPVEVDIPGFISAIKDGDFSKSIKILKAKNVLPAICGRVCPQEDQCEKVCTLAKIGDPVAIGRLERFVADWEAKQGDVEIPSVLPSTGKKVAVVGSGPAGLVVASDLAKLGHSVTIFEALHKPGGVLMYGIPEFRLPKAIVEREIDYVKKLGVQLITSFVVGKLKTVDELLTEFDAVFIGTGAGLPWFMGIPGENYNGIYSANEYLTRSNLMKAYLFPEYDTPIVKGKRVAVIGGGNVAMDSARTALRLGAKHSMIIYRRSKAEMPARIEEIAHAEEEGVEFEFLTLPVRYHADKDGWVKEMECIRMQLGEPDASGRRRPIPIEGSNFKISVDTVVVAIGQAPNPLVPATTPGLKIGKHGNIVTDEQTGKTSREGVFAGGDISTGAATVILAMGAGRIAARSIDEYLRSK